The Dunckerocampus dactyliophorus isolate RoL2022-P2 chromosome 16, RoL_Ddac_1.1, whole genome shotgun sequence genome includes a window with the following:
- the LOC129169384 gene encoding golgin subfamily A member 6-like protein 24, whose protein sequence is METRDNTQSTLQEDHLQPATSAEEAQRTSTDLLLTGREQEVTEGNKREKDKQVGPEEEKNSDQEVEEKMSYHKKGERDHDEKEKKSYQEEEKMSYHKRGEQDHDEKEKKSYQEEEKMSYHKRGERDHDEKEKKNYQEEEKVSYHKKGERDHDEKEKKSYQEEEKVSYHKKEVRDHDEKEKKSYQEEEKVSYHKKGERDHDEKEKKSYQEEEKVSYHKKEERDHDEKEKKSYQEEEKVSYHKKGERDHDEKEKKSYQEEEKVSYHKKEERDHDEKEKKSYQEEEKVSYHKKEERDHDEKEKKSYQEEEKMSFFVTKKEGKEDGVDEHYEEKEVEKRTYHREKEGDHEEDEKERDEEEEGKSCHQKENDEEKEENKSDPEEGERDQEAAWHQKAEESDEQESGQEEEESDEEESGQEVESDEEESDQEVESDEEESDQEKDNDQDEESDQEEEKKDKEKERDQEEEESDNEEEEEQSDQGEKETGSDYKKDEEEESDDDDESGQQEEEESNHEEKRNEEQEGDNEEEEEDKDSDREKHSEQAEEKEDVENGVT, encoded by the exons ATGGAGACCAGAGACAACACTCAAAGTACTTTACAAGAAGACCACCTGCAACCTGCCACCTCTGCCGAGGAGGCCCAGCGGACCTCCACAGACCTCCTGCTCACAGGACGAGAGCAGGAGGTGACCGAAGGCAACAAGCGGGAGAAAGATAAACAGGTGGGTCCTGAGGAGGAGAAAAATAGTGACCAGGAGGTTGAGGAGAAAATGAGTTACCACAAGAAGGGAGAGCGCGACCATGatgaaaaggagaaaaagagctaccaggaggaggagaaaatgaGTTACCACAAGAGGGGAGAACAGGACCATGatgaaaaggagaaaaagagctaccaggaggaggagaaaatgaGTTACCACAAGAGGGGAGAGCGCGACCATGatgaaaaggagaaaaagaactaccaggaggaggagaaagtgAGTTACCACAAGAAGGGAGAGAGGGACCATGatgaaaaggagaaaaagagctaccaggaggaggagaaagtgAGTTACCACAAGAAGGAAGTGAGGGACCATGatgaaaaggagaaaaagagctaccaggaggaggagaaagtgAGTTACCACAAGAAGGGAGAGAGGGACCATGatgaaaaggagaaaaagagctaccaggaggaggagaaagtgAGTTACCACAAGAAGGAAGAGAGGGACCATGatgaaaaggagaaaaagagctaccaggaggaggagaaagtgAGTTACCACAAGAAGGGAGAGAGGGACCATGatgaaaaggagaaaaagagctaccaggaggaggagaaagtgAGTTACCACAAGAAGGAAGAGAGGGACCATGatgaaaaggagaaaaagagctaccaggaggaggagaaagtgAGTTACCACAAGAAGGAAGAGAGGGACCATGatgaaaaggagaaaaagagctaccaggaggaggagaaaatgaGTTTCTTTGTGACGAAAAAGGAAGGAAAAGAGGATGGCGTGGATGAACACTATGAGGAGAAGGAGGTGGAGAAAAGGACATACCACAGGGAGAAAGAGGGGGACCATGAGGAGGACGAAAAAGAGcgtgacgaggaggaggagggaaaaaGTTGCCACCAGAAGGAGAATGACGaggagaaagaagaaaacaagagTGATCCGGAGGAGGGGGAGCGTGATCAAGAGGCGGCGTGGCACCAGAAGGCGGAGGAGAGTGATGAACAGGAGAGtggccaggaggaggaggagagtgaTGAAGAGGAGAGTGGTCAGGAGGTGGAGAGTGATGAAGAGGAGAGTGATCAGGAGGTGGAGAGTGATGAAGAGGAGAGTGATCAGGAGAAGGATAATGATCAAGATGAGGAGAGTGACCAGGAGGAGGAAAAGAAGGACAAGGAGAAAGAGCGTGAccaagaagaggaggagagtgacaatgaggaagaggaggagcaaaGCGACCAAGGGGAGAAGGAAACCGGGAGTGACTATAagaaggacgaggaggaggagagtgACGATGATGACGAGAGTggccagcaggaggaggaggagagcaaCCATGAGGAGAAGAGAAATGAGGAGCAGGAGGGCGAcaatgaggaggaagaggaggataaAGACAGTGACCGTGAAAAGCATAGCGAGCAAGCAGAAGAGAAGGAAGACGTGGAGAATGGAG TGACGTAA